From a region of the Flavobacterium branchiarum genome:
- the secG gene encoding preprotein translocase subunit SecG — translation MSTFSIFLVLITIVCFLLIVVIMVQNPKGGGLSSTISGSQMLGGVQKTTDFLDKSTWTLATILIALILLSSLSFTGSLSDVESKLIEKSATTAPSTTPAAPVQETPAATNPAK, via the coding sequence ATGAGCACATTTTCAATTTTTTTAGTTTTAATCACAATAGTTTGTTTTCTATTGATCGTAGTTATCATGGTTCAAAACCCTAAAGGTGGAGGATTATCTTCAACAATTAGTGGATCTCAAATGTTAGGTGGTGTACAAAAAACAACTGACTTTTTAGACAAAAGTACTTGGACATTAGCAACAATCTTAATTGCATTAATCTTGCTTTCTAGTTTAAGTTTCACAGGATCTTTAAGTGATGTAGAATCTAAACTTATCGAGAAATCTGCTACTACAGCTCCAAGCACTACGCCTGCTGCTCCAGTTCAAGAAACACCTGCTGCGACTAACCCAGCAAAATAA
- a CDS encoding glycerol-3-phosphate dehydrogenase/oxidase produces MKRIEQLAKLKQTSEWDVIIIGGGASGLGTALDAASRGYKTVLIEAVDFAKGTSSRSTKLVHGGVRYLEQGDISLVTEALKERGLMAQNAGHLVKNQSFVIPNYNWWGGYFYTIGLTIYDLLAGRLSLGRSKYISKKKTIELLPTVEPKGLVSGVVYQDGQFDDSRLAINIAQTAVENGACLLNYAKVVGLLKNDKNQVIGVEIIDHETGEKHEIKGKAVINATGVFTNAIMKLNDTVYKKYIVPSQGIHLVFDKSFLPGDQALMIPKTSDGRVLFAVPWHNKVVVGTTDTLIKKHSLEPIALESEIEFVLETAQRFLVKKPTRADVLSVFAGLRPLAAPEKEGKSTKEVSRSHKIIVSETGLITITGGKWTTYRKIAEDIIDKAITVHNLPKLKCKTEHIAIHGNKQTDTKARENHLYIYGTDIPKILELQEKEPELKEKLHPDYEYTMAEVAWAIRYEMARTIDDVLARRVRLLFLDARAAIASCEKVAHLLAKELGHDETWAQRQISEFKHLANGFILSDFQEKHH; encoded by the coding sequence ATGAAACGAATAGAACAATTAGCAAAACTAAAACAAACCTCCGAATGGGATGTAATCATAATTGGTGGAGGCGCTAGCGGACTAGGAACAGCCCTTGATGCTGCAAGCAGAGGATACAAAACTGTTTTGATTGAAGCGGTAGATTTTGCCAAAGGAACCTCTAGTAGAAGTACTAAGCTGGTTCACGGAGGCGTTCGTTACCTAGAACAAGGTGATATTTCGCTAGTTACGGAAGCCTTAAAAGAAAGAGGTTTAATGGCACAAAATGCAGGACACTTAGTCAAAAATCAATCTTTTGTAATTCCAAATTACAACTGGTGGGGAGGTTACTTTTACACGATAGGTCTAACTATTTACGACTTGCTAGCAGGAAGACTTAGTTTGGGTCGATCTAAATATATTTCAAAGAAAAAAACTATTGAATTGCTTCCTACTGTAGAACCAAAAGGTCTAGTAAGTGGTGTTGTTTACCAAGACGGTCAATTTGATGACTCCCGTTTAGCTATAAACATTGCACAAACTGCTGTAGAAAATGGCGCTTGTCTTTTAAACTATGCTAAAGTTGTTGGTTTATTAAAAAATGACAAGAACCAAGTTATAGGTGTTGAAATAATAGATCACGAAACTGGGGAAAAACACGAAATTAAAGGTAAAGCAGTCATAAATGCAACTGGTGTTTTCACTAATGCAATAATGAAACTAAACGATACGGTATATAAAAAATACATTGTTCCAAGCCAAGGAATTCACCTTGTATTCGACAAGTCTTTCTTACCTGGCGACCAAGCCTTAATGATTCCTAAAACGAGTGATGGAAGAGTCTTATTTGCAGTGCCCTGGCATAATAAAGTAGTAGTTGGAACAACAGATACTTTAATTAAAAAACATAGCTTAGAACCAATTGCGTTAGAGTCAGAAATCGAGTTTGTACTAGAAACAGCACAACGCTTCTTAGTAAAAAAACCTACTCGTGCTGATGTTTTATCTGTTTTTGCAGGATTAAGACCTTTGGCCGCACCAGAAAAAGAAGGAAAAAGTACTAAAGAAGTTTCTAGAAGTCATAAAATCATAGTTTCTGAAACTGGATTAATAACAATTACTGGAGGAAAATGGACTACCTACAGAAAAATTGCCGAAGATATTATAGACAAAGCAATTACAGTACATAACTTACCAAAATTAAAATGCAAAACGGAACACATTGCAATTCATGGAAATAAGCAAACCGATACAAAAGCTAGAGAAAATCACTTATACATATATGGAACTGATATTCCTAAAATATTAGAATTACAAGAAAAAGAGCCTGAATTAAAAGAAAAATTACATCCCGATTACGAATATACGATGGCGGAAGTAGCTTGGGCAATTCGATATGAAATGGCAAGAACCATTGATGATGTACTAGCAAGAAGGGTTCGTTTATTATTCTTAGATGCACGTGCAGCAATTGCTTCTTGCGAAAAAGTAGCTCATTTATTAGCTAAAGAACTAGGCCACGACGAGACATGGGCACAAAGACAAATATCAGAATTTAAACATCTTGCAAACGGATTTATTTTATCTGATTTTCAAGAAAAACACCATTAA
- a CDS encoding MIP/aquaporin family protein — MSPFIAEIIGTMLVILLGNGVVANVVLKGTKGNNSGWIVITTGWAFAVFVGVTVSGPISGAHLNPAVTLGLALIGKFAWSQVASYIIAQLIGAMLGAFLVWLFHKDHFSITEDEGSKLACFSTIPAIRNNVSNLISEIIGAFVLIFVIFYIAGPELSFNSATDVKIGLGSIGALPVAILVWAIGLSLGGTTGYAINPARDLGPRITHALLFKGSSNWDYAWIPIAGPIIGSALAALLYMNLL, encoded by the coding sequence ATGTCACCATTTATCGCAGAAATTATAGGCACAATGCTCGTTATCTTATTAGGTAACGGAGTTGTTGCAAACGTAGTTCTTAAAGGAACAAAAGGAAACAACTCTGGGTGGATAGTAATTACTACTGGATGGGCATTTGCTGTCTTTGTAGGCGTAACCGTCTCAGGACCAATTAGTGGTGCGCACCTAAACCCTGCTGTAACACTAGGACTAGCCCTCATAGGAAAATTTGCATGGAGCCAAGTTGCTTCATATATTATTGCCCAATTAATAGGCGCTATGCTAGGTGCATTTTTAGTTTGGTTATTCCACAAAGATCACTTTTCTATTACTGAAGATGAAGGCTCGAAGCTAGCCTGTTTTAGCACTATACCAGCAATTAGAAACAATGTCTCAAATTTGATTAGCGAAATAATTGGAGCTTTCGTTCTTATTTTTGTAATCTTCTACATTGCAGGTCCAGAACTTAGCTTTAACTCAGCTACTGACGTAAAAATAGGACTAGGCTCTATTGGCGCTTTGCCTGTTGCCATTTTAGTATGGGCAATCGGACTCTCTTTAGGTGGCACTACAGGCTATGCTATTAATCCCGCGAGAGATCTAGGTCCTCGTATCACACATGCTCTACTTTTTAAAGGAAGTAGCAACTGGGACTATGCATGGATTCCAATTGCAGGACCAATCATAGGATCAGCGTTGGCTGCCCTCTTATACATGAACCTACTTTAA
- a CDS encoding co-chaperone GroES, whose translation MTLNIKPLSDRVLIEPVAAETKTASGIFIPDTAKEKPQKGTVVAVGNGTKDHTMTVKVGDTVLYGKYAGTELKHEGTDYLIMREDDILAII comes from the coding sequence ATGACTTTAAACATTAAACCGCTTTCAGATCGCGTACTTATTGAGCCAGTTGCAGCAGAGACTAAAACTGCGTCAGGGATTTTTATTCCAGATACTGCTAAAGAAAAACCACAAAAAGGAACTGTTGTAGCTGTAGGAAATGGTACTAAAGACCATACTATGACTGTAAAAGTTGGAGATACAGTACTTTATGGTAAATACGCAGGGACTGAATTAAAACATGAAGGAACTGATTATTTGATTATGCGTGAAGATGATATCTTAGCGATAATCTAA
- the miaB gene encoding tRNA (N6-isopentenyl adenosine(37)-C2)-methylthiotransferase MiaB, protein MEKIIEESKQGESLVLENKPENTKKLFIESYGCAMNFSDSEIVASILSDGGYNTTSVLEEADLVLVNTCSIRDKAEQTIRKRLEKYNAVKRINPKMKVGVLGCMAERLKSQFLEEEKIVDLVVGPDAYKDLPNLLSEVEEGRDAINVILSKDETYGDISPVRLMSNGITALVSITRGCDNMCTFCVVPFTRGRERSREPQSIMNEIQDLWEKGFKEITLLGQNVDSYLWYGGGLKKDFVSASDMQKATAVNFDQLLELVAVTYPKMRIRFSTSNPQDMHESVLHIIAKYPNICKHIHLPVQSGSNRILKEMNRLHTREEYMTLIDKIKTIIPNSSISQDMIAGFPTETEQDHQDTMSLMEYVKYNFGYMYSYSERPGTLAGRKMEDDVTEETKARRLQEIVDLQQKHAWFRSEEFIGQTVEVLVEKVSKKSKEEFSGRNSQSITVVFPKEDYKIGDFVNVKITSCTSGTLKGEAVELSNMN, encoded by the coding sequence ATGGAAAAGATTATTGAAGAAAGCAAACAAGGTGAAAGTCTTGTTTTAGAGAATAAACCTGAGAATACTAAAAAACTCTTTATAGAAAGTTATGGTTGCGCTATGAATTTTTCGGACAGCGAAATTGTAGCTTCGATTTTATCTGATGGTGGTTACAATACAACATCGGTTCTTGAAGAAGCCGATTTAGTTTTAGTAAACACCTGCTCTATTCGTGACAAAGCTGAGCAAACTATTCGTAAACGTTTAGAAAAATACAACGCTGTAAAACGTATTAACCCAAAAATGAAGGTTGGTGTGCTAGGATGTATGGCCGAACGTTTAAAAAGTCAGTTTCTAGAAGAAGAAAAAATAGTAGATCTAGTTGTTGGCCCAGATGCTTACAAAGATTTACCCAATTTATTAAGTGAAGTTGAGGAAGGACGTGATGCTATAAACGTAATCTTATCAAAAGACGAAACCTATGGCGACATCTCTCCAGTTCGATTGATGAGTAACGGAATTACTGCTTTAGTTTCTATAACTCGTGGTTGTGATAATATGTGTACGTTTTGCGTGGTACCTTTTACTCGTGGACGTGAGCGTAGCCGTGAACCTCAGAGTATCATGAATGAAATTCAGGATTTATGGGAAAAAGGCTTTAAAGAGATTACACTTTTAGGCCAAAACGTAGATAGTTACTTATGGTATGGAGGCGGATTAAAAAAGGATTTTGTTAGTGCATCAGACATGCAAAAAGCAACTGCTGTAAACTTCGATCAATTACTAGAATTGGTAGCAGTGACTTATCCTAAAATGCGTATTCGATTTTCAACATCGAACCCACAAGATATGCACGAAAGTGTTTTGCATATTATTGCAAAATACCCAAATATATGTAAACACATCCACTTACCAGTTCAATCTGGAAGCAATAGAATCCTAAAAGAAATGAACCGCTTGCATACGCGTGAGGAATACATGACTTTGATTGATAAAATCAAAACAATAATCCCAAACAGTTCTATTTCTCAAGATATGATTGCAGGTTTCCCAACAGAAACTGAGCAAGACCATCAAGACACTATGAGTTTAATGGAATATGTAAAATACAACTTTGGTTATATGTATTCGTATTCAGAACGTCCTGGGACTTTGGCTGGAAGAAAAATGGAAGATGATGTTACGGAAGAAACCAAAGCTAGAAGATTACAAGAAATTGTCGATTTACAACAAAAACACGCTTGGTTCCGTTCTGAAGAATTTATCGGACAAACTGTAGAAGTTTTAGTTGAAAAAGTTTCTAAAAAATCTAAAGAAGAATTCTCAGGAAGAAACTCGCAAAGCATTACTGTAGTTTTCCCTAAAGAAGATTATAAAATTGGCGATTTTGTAAATGTAAAAATTACAAGTTGCACCAGCGGAACGTTAAAAGGTGAAGCAGTAGAATTGAGTAACATGAATTGA
- a CDS encoding sigma-54 interaction domain-containing protein, which translates to METVQAIKQRFEIIGNDPKLNRAIEKAIQVAPTDISVMVTGESGVGKESIPKIIHSLSHRKHGKYIAVNCGAIPEGTIDSELFGHEKGAFTGATSTREGYFEVADGGTIFLDEVGELPLTTQVRLLRVLENGEFIKVGSSQVQKTNVRIVAATNVNLFNAIEKGKFREDLYYRLSTVEITLPPLRERKDDIHLLFRKFVSDFAHKYKMPPLKLDDDAVQLLQKFRWNGNVRQLRNVAEQISVLETNREISLETLQSYLPTEGPNLPSVINDKKNDSDFNTEREILYKVLFDMKSDLHDLKKLTLELMQNGSANVQETNKNLIKKIYGSQENDSEIDFEEEPRTAVMTTPNHEEQYQSNDDNYLFAETIEEEEVLRLEQKEIEMIKKSLEKNKGKRKAAADELGISERTLYRKIKQFDL; encoded by the coding sequence ATGGAGACAGTTCAAGCTATAAAACAACGTTTTGAAATTATAGGAAATGATCCTAAGCTTAATCGCGCCATAGAAAAAGCAATTCAGGTAGCCCCTACTGATATTTCGGTAATGGTAACTGGAGAAAGTGGTGTTGGTAAAGAAAGTATTCCAAAAATCATACATTCACTTTCACATAGAAAACATGGAAAATACATTGCCGTAAACTGTGGTGCAATTCCTGAAGGAACTATTGATAGCGAACTTTTTGGACACGAAAAAGGAGCTTTTACAGGTGCAACAAGCACACGTGAAGGATATTTTGAAGTTGCCGATGGAGGAACTATATTTCTAGATGAAGTTGGAGAATTACCTCTTACTACGCAAGTAAGATTGCTTCGTGTACTTGAAAATGGTGAATTTATAAAAGTAGGTTCTTCACAGGTACAAAAAACGAATGTTAGAATTGTAGCCGCAACCAATGTTAATTTATTCAATGCTATCGAAAAAGGCAAGTTCCGTGAGGATTTATACTATCGTTTGAGTACTGTAGAAATTACATTACCTCCATTACGTGAGCGTAAAGATGATATTCATTTATTATTTAGAAAATTTGTATCTGATTTTGCTCATAAATACAAGATGCCTCCATTAAAACTAGATGATGATGCTGTGCAATTATTACAGAAATTCAGATGGAATGGTAATGTACGTCAATTGCGAAATGTAGCTGAGCAAATTTCAGTTCTAGAAACCAACCGTGAAATCTCACTTGAAACACTACAGTCTTATTTACCAACTGAAGGCCCTAATTTACCTTCTGTTATAAACGACAAGAAAAACGATAGTGATTTTAATACCGAAAGAGAGATTTTATATAAAGTCCTTTTTGACATGAAGAGTGACTTGCATGATTTAAAAAAACTTACCCTAGAATTAATGCAAAATGGTAGCGCAAATGTGCAAGAAACCAATAAAAATTTGATTAAAAAAATATACGGTTCGCAAGAAAATGACAGCGAAATTGATTTTGAAGAAGAACCAAGAACAGCTGTTATGACAACTCCTAATCACGAGGAACAGTACCAATCAAATGACGATAATTATTTGTTTGCAGAAACAATCGAAGAGGAAGAAGTTTTACGATTGGAACAAAAAGAAATCGAAATGATAAAAAAATCATTAGAAAAAAATAAAGGGAAACGAAAAGCCGCTGCAGATGAACTGGGAATTTCAGAACGAACTTTATATAGAAAAATAAAACAATTTGATTTGTAG
- a CDS encoding tetratricopeptide repeat protein has translation MNVNDYTYLINRPDAISEKQTEELGNVLDEFPYFQSARAMRLKGLYSQNSFKYNYALKVTAAHTTDRAILFDFITSETFSTIQKEYYDKKALALLDINVIDSEHLLPDVVIEEDKEEEIIEVIEKVETIKIIDPIEQSILTSIKEASIPTIEVNLETTEEALETAEEAIEIATENLEIGKPLDFSVKEKHSFQQWLQLSRTEPIERKKENKEEKQEVPTIEIDNSLIEINEEKKKKEALINKFIETSPKISPVKSTTTVAANIQIDINKDDNTYLMTETLARVYLEQKKYTKAIQAYEILILKYPEKISFFADRISDIKTLQQNNNNN, from the coding sequence ATGAATGTTAACGATTATACTTACCTAATAAATAGACCCGATGCTATTTCCGAAAAGCAAACGGAGGAATTAGGCAATGTATTGGATGAATTCCCTTATTTTCAAAGTGCAAGAGCAATGCGATTAAAAGGACTTTATAGTCAAAACAGTTTTAAGTATAATTATGCCTTAAAAGTTACTGCCGCACATACAACAGATAGAGCTATTTTATTTGACTTTATAACATCAGAAACTTTTTCAACCATTCAGAAAGAATATTACGACAAGAAAGCTTTAGCGCTTTTAGACATCAATGTTATTGATAGCGAACATCTTTTACCTGACGTTGTAATTGAAGAGGATAAAGAAGAAGAAATAATAGAAGTAATAGAAAAAGTAGAAACTATAAAAATTATAGATCCTATTGAGCAATCTATCCTTACTTCAATAAAGGAAGCTTCGATTCCAACTATCGAAGTAAATTTAGAAACTACAGAGGAGGCTTTAGAAACCGCTGAAGAGGCTATCGAAATTGCAACGGAAAATCTAGAAATTGGTAAACCACTAGATTTTTCTGTAAAAGAGAAACACTCCTTCCAACAATGGCTTCAACTTTCTAGAACAGAACCCATTGAACGAAAAAAAGAAAATAAAGAAGAAAAACAAGAAGTTCCAACTATAGAAATAGACAATTCTTTAATCGAAATCAACGAAGAGAAAAAGAAAAAAGAAGCGTTAATTAACAAGTTCATCGAAACAAGCCCGAAAATTTCTCCTGTGAAATCAACTACAACGGTAGCTGCTAACATTCAGATAGACATTAATAAAGACGATAATACTTACTTAATGACGGAGACTTTGGCCAGAGTATATTTGGAACAAAAAAAATATACAAAAGCAATACAAGCATATGAAATATTAATTTTGAAATATCCAGAAAAAATTAGTTTCTTTGCAGACCGCATATCGGATATTAAGACATTACAACAAAATAACAATAATAATTAA
- a CDS encoding GxxExxY protein — protein MQHYRESETYKIIGICMEVHRNLGPGLLEIVYKDALEIEFKEQNVSFEREKEYSIEYKGKILPHKFYADFIINEDIVLEVKAIKEFSNEHIAQIINYMKLSNSEIGLLVNFQTKSLQYKRFIS, from the coding sequence ATGCAACATTATAGAGAAAGTGAAACTTATAAAATTATTGGCATTTGCATGGAAGTACACCGAAATCTCGGACCAGGCTTATTAGAAATAGTTTACAAAGATGCTTTAGAAATAGAATTTAAAGAACAGAATGTATCTTTTGAAAGAGAAAAAGAATATTCAATTGAATATAAAGGCAAAATATTGCCTCATAAATTTTATGCTGATTTTATTATTAATGAAGATATCGTTTTAGAGGTAAAAGCAATAAAAGAATTTTCAAATGAACATATTGCTCAGATTATAAATTACATGAAATTATCTAATTCAGAAATAGGATTACTTGTCAATTTTCAAACAAAATCCCTTCAGTACAAAAGATTTATTTCATAA
- the glpK gene encoding glycerol kinase GlpK yields MENKFILTLDQGTTSSRAIIFNHDGKIVSISQKPYEQIFPKPGWVEHDPNEIWYSQISVAAEVIAKMGISGKEIAAIGITNQRETTIVWDRETSEPLYNAIVWQDRRTAKYCDELKAQGLTEMIQEKTGLKLDAYFSGTKLKWILDNVEGAREKAEQGKLCFGTVDTWLIWKLTRGKMFMTDVSNASRTLLMNIHTLEWDDELLELFNIPRAMLPEIKQSSEIYGETCTTLFSTKIPIAGVAGDQQAALFGQLCTEPGMVKNTYGTGCFMLMNTGDKPVYSKNNLLTTVAWKINGKTTYALEGSVFVGGAAVQWLRDGAKMINSSDEIETLAASVPDNGGVYFVPALTGLGAPHWDQYARGAIFGITRGTTNAHIARATIEGIAYQVFDLAKSMEADFGNEGKELRVDGGAVVNNLMLQFQSDLFGFKVIRPKTLETTALGAAYLAGLAVGYWKSIDELQEQWSIDREFSPEMPKPEVDKLVHNWNKAVGRTTNWIED; encoded by the coding sequence ATGGAAAATAAATTTATCCTAACATTAGATCAAGGTACTACCTCCTCTAGAGCCATCATATTCAACCATGATGGCAAAATAGTAAGCATCTCTCAAAAACCTTATGAACAAATCTTTCCGAAACCAGGATGGGTTGAACACGATCCTAATGAAATCTGGTATTCACAGATTAGCGTTGCTGCCGAAGTTATTGCAAAAATGGGGATTTCAGGAAAAGAAATAGCTGCAATCGGAATTACCAACCAACGTGAGACAACAATAGTTTGGGATAGAGAAACTAGCGAACCACTATACAACGCTATCGTTTGGCAAGATCGTCGAACAGCAAAATATTGTGATGAGCTAAAAGCGCAAGGACTTACAGAAATGATCCAAGAAAAAACGGGATTAAAACTAGACGCTTATTTTTCTGGAACAAAGTTAAAATGGATTTTAGATAATGTTGAAGGAGCACGTGAAAAAGCAGAACAAGGAAAATTATGCTTTGGTACCGTAGACACGTGGCTTATATGGAAACTAACAAGAGGCAAGATGTTCATGACAGATGTTTCTAATGCAAGTAGAACGTTACTAATGAACATTCACACATTAGAATGGGATGATGAGTTGTTGGAATTATTTAATATTCCAAGAGCAATGTTACCAGAAATAAAACAAAGTAGTGAAATCTATGGTGAAACTTGTACCACATTATTTTCTACTAAAATTCCAATCGCAGGTGTCGCTGGTGACCAACAAGCTGCCCTTTTTGGACAACTATGCACAGAACCAGGAATGGTAAAAAACACTTATGGTACTGGTTGTTTTATGCTAATGAATACAGGCGACAAACCTGTTTATTCTAAAAACAATCTACTTACAACAGTTGCTTGGAAAATAAATGGTAAAACTACTTATGCCCTAGAAGGAAGTGTGTTTGTGGGAGGAGCCGCTGTACAATGGCTTAGAGATGGTGCTAAGATGATCAATTCATCTGATGAAATCGAAACTTTAGCAGCAAGCGTACCTGATAATGGTGGTGTATATTTTGTTCCTGCTTTAACAGGATTGGGCGCTCCACATTGGGATCAATACGCTAGAGGAGCAATTTTCGGTATTACCAGAGGAACAACAAATGCGCATATAGCGCGCGCTACCATTGAAGGAATCGCATATCAAGTATTCGATTTAGCAAAATCAATGGAAGCTGACTTTGGAAACGAAGGAAAAGAATTAAGAGTAGATGGTGGAGCTGTTGTCAATAATTTAATGTTGCAATTTCAATCAGATTTATTTGGATTCAAGGTAATTAGACCTAAAACTTTAGAAACAACAGCATTAGGAGCAGCCTATTTAGCAGGATTAGCAGTAGGATACTGGAAAAGCATAGACGAACTTCAAGAACAATGGTCAATCGACCGTGAATTCTCTCCAGAAATGCCAAAGCCTGAAGTGGATAAATTGGTACACAACTGGAACAAAGCTGTAGGCCGTACTACAAACTGGATTGAAGACTAG
- a CDS encoding LptE family protein — protein MKNIQYLIIIAIVFTFSSCSVYNFTGTGKIDAKTFQVNYFQNNADLIEPGLDRTFTLQLQDLIQNQTNLNLVSSGADLMYEGEITDYRISPMTATADQQASQNRLKIRVNVRFTNRKKETDDFERSFEFYYDYPARDQLVGPIKDTAIKEILDRITQDIFNESLAKW, from the coding sequence ATGAAAAACATACAGTACCTAATTATAATTGCAATTGTGTTCACTTTTAGTAGTTGTTCTGTTTACAACTTTACTGGAACTGGTAAAATAGATGCAAAAACATTTCAAGTAAACTACTTCCAGAATAATGCTGATTTAATTGAACCAGGATTGGATCGTACTTTTACTTTACAATTACAGGATTTAATCCAGAATCAAACTAACTTAAACTTAGTGAGTTCAGGTGCAGATTTAATGTATGAAGGAGAGATTACAGATTACCGAATTAGTCCGATGACTGCAACTGCAGATCAGCAGGCGTCACAAAACAGATTAAAAATTCGTGTAAACGTACGATTCACTAACAGAAAGAAAGAAACTGATGACTTTGAAAGATCATTCGAGTTTTATTATGACTATCCTGCACGAGATCAACTTGTAGGACCTATCAAAGACACTGCTATTAAAGAAATTCTTGACCGTATTACTCAAGATATTTTTAATGAGTCATTAGCGAAATGGTAA